The nucleotide window GGCGCCCTTATCGGACCGTGGCGGCGTGGTACTTGTGGCGGGTGCCCAGCCGGTAGGCCGCGTTATCGTTTTTCGCGAGCAGGCTCGCTCCCACAGGGAATTTTCTGTGCACACATTATGTGTGAACACTGAAGATCAAATGTGGGAGCGAGCCTGCTCGCGAAGGCGCCAGACCAGCCACCATACATTCAACTGTCCAGAAACGCTTACCATCCCAAGCCCAATCGGAGGTCCCCATGCAGCTCGAAGGCTCCTGCCATTGCGGCGCGGTGTCGTTCAGCCTGACCAGCGCCCACCCCTACCCTTATCAGCGTTGCTACTGCTCGATCTGTCGCAAGACCCAGGGCGGTGGCGGTTATGCGATCAACCTGGGGGGAGATGCCCAGAGCCTCAAAGTGCGCGGTCGCAAGCACATCGCGATTTACCATGCGCGGCTCAAGGACGAAGGCGATAAACGCGCCCGCCACAGCACCGCCGAGCGGCATTTCTGTTCCCTTTGCGGCTCGGGTTTATGGCTGTTCAGCCCTGAATGGCCGGAGCTGATTCACCCGTTTGCCTCGGCCATCGACACTCCCTTGCCGGTGCCGCCGGAGCACACCCATCTGATGCTCGGCTCCAAGGCGCCGTGGGTGGAAGTCGAGGCGCATCCGGGCGACCAGCAATTCGACGTCTATCCGGAAGAGTCCATCGCCCAATGGCATGAGCGCCTGGGGTTGAGTCGTTAGGCCGTTTTGCAGGTGGCGTACCCCCAATCTCACGCCGCTACCGGCACACCGCTGTGAAAGCGAAACTCCACATCCGGCGACTCGATCAACGCCTGCTCGGCGTCACGAACCTTGTCGATCACCTGGGCGATGTCCTTGGCGTCACCGTACTGATAGGCCAGTTTCAGGTAACCCTGGAAATGCCGCGCTTCGCTTTTCAGCAGACCGAAATAGAACTTGCCCAGCTCTTCATCCAAATGCGGCACCAGCGCCTCGAAACGCTCGCAGCTACGGGCCTCGATGAAGGCGCCGACCACCAGCGTGTCCACCAGTTTCACCGGTTCGTGGCTGCGCACCACTTTGCGCAGGCCCGAGGCGTAACGCCCGGCGGACAACTGACGCAGCTCGATCTTGCGCTTTTTCATCAGGCGCATGACCTGTTCATGGTGCACCAACTCTTCCCGGGCCAGACGCGACATCAGGTTGATCAGGTCGACGTGGGAGTGGTACTTGGCAATCAGGCTCAACGCCGTGCTGGCCGCCTTGAATTCGCAGTTTTTGTGGTCGATCAGCAGGGTTTCCTGATCCGCCAGCGCAGCCTGGACCCAGCCATCGGGCGTGCGGCAGCCGAGGAACTCGTGAATTTCGGGAAGGATCATGGGGCTCACGGATAAAAGGTTCAAAACGAAGGGCGCCGATTATACCGGCCTGCCGACAGACCACCAGCCGCGACCGTTGATGTGCATCAAGTCGCGAATGCCCGACCAGCAACTATAGTTGTCCAACGCAGTGATTTTACCTTCCTGGAGATCCCGATCATGCAAGCCATTCGCAGCATCCTGGTGGTCATTGAACCCGAACACTCGGAAAGCCTGGCGCTCAAACGGGCCAAATTGATCGCTGGCGTGACCCAGGCTCATCTGCACCTGCTGGTCTGCGATAAAAAGCACGACCATAGCGCGATGCTCAGCGTGCTCAAGGCCGCCCTGCTGGAAGACGGTTACAACGTCACCACCGAACAAGCCTGGAACGAAAGCCTGCACGACACCATTATCGATGTGCAGCAGGCCGAAGGTTGCGGGCTGGTGGTCAAGCAACATTTCCCCGACAGCCCGCTGAAAAAGGCCCTGCTGACCCCGGCGGACTGGAAACTGCTGCGCTACTGCCCGACTCCGGTGCTGCTGGTGAAAAACGCCAGACCCTGGACCGGCGGCGTGATCCTGACGGCCATCGATGTCGGCAACCTCGACGGCGAACACCGCACCTTGCACGCCAGCATCATCGACCATGGCTACGACATTTCCAGCCTGGCCAAGGCCCATTTGCACGTGATCAGCGCTCACCCATCGCCGATGCTGTCGTCGGCCGACCCGACGTTTCAGCTCAGCGAAACCATTGAGGCCCGCTATCGCGAGCAATGCAAAGCCTTTCAGGCCGAGTTCGACATTGATGACGACCACCTGCATATCGCGGAAGGTCCGGCGGATGTGTTGATTCCGTACATGGCCCATAAGCTGGGGGCCTCCGTGACGGTGATCGGCACCGTGGCCCGGACCGGGCTGTCGGGGGCGTTGATCGGTAATACGGCGGAAGTGGTGCTCGATGCGCTGGAAAGCGATGTGCTGGTGCTCAAGCCGGATACGGTCATGGATCATCTGGAAGAGATCGTGACCCAGCATTAAGCAAGATCAAAAGATCGCAGCCTTCGGCAGCGCCTACATGGATCGCATTCCCCTGTAGGAGCTGCCGAAGGCTGCGATCTTTTGACTTTAAAAATCAGCCGCCGAAAGCATCCTTGAGAAACCCCGGCGCAATGTAGCGCTGGTAATGCGCTTCAGACAGCAGGAAAAATTCCCGATCAATGGCATCGCGCAGTTCCGGCAGGTTCCAGTCGCGGAACTCCGGCAGCAGCACCATCCCGTAGGCTTCAAGATTGTTGATGACCCGCGCGCCCCGGGCAATCAGTTGATAAGCCCAGCAATATTCCGACTGATGCGGCACAAAACGAATCTTGCGCTGCTCCAGCTGCAGGCGCAGCAACGCGGGATCGAAAATTTCCACCTTGCTGGCCATCACCTGCGACAACAGTTGCTCAAGACGCAGCCACACCGCGCGTTTTTCTTCCTCGTTGTAACCGTTCCAGTGAATCACTTCGTGGTGAAAACGCTTGCAGCCACGGCACACCAGATCACCGTAAACAGTTGAGCAGAGGCCGACGCAGGGGGTCTTGATGGTTTGATTGGGCATAGGTAGGCAAAACACGGGAAAGCAGAACAGGCCAGCATGTTAGCCCTTTGTCTAACATTCATCACCCCTCAAAGTTTTGGGGCGAACTTACCTTTAAATTTTTTTTGCCGTAGAATCAGCCAGCCTTTTAAGGCGCCAATGTCCGTTAGAAGCTGTTTTCAAAGCGTCACGAGCACAGTCGTTCCTTCAGAGCGGTGTTGGCGAAGGGTTTTTCCAGCGGGGAAAAGCCCAACGCCAACCCTCATCAGCTCCCCGTTCTGCAGGCGTAAAACTTTGAAAGCAGCTTCTGTAAGGAATTGCCGGTAATTCTGGCTAAGTGGCCCAAAACGCCACGCAGCGCATGAGTACGGCAATTTCGGGATGAGCGTCCCGGACACCCATTTGGGACCACTGATGAGGGTAATAACTGTGCTTGAAGCCTACCGCAAACATATCGAAGAGCGTGCAGCACTGGGTATCGTTCCCCAGCCGCTTAACGCCGAACAAACTGCAGGCCTGGTCGAGCTGCTGAAGAATCCCCCGGCGGGCGAAGAAGCCTTCCTCGTTGACCTGATCACCAATCGCATTCCGCCAGGCGTGGACGAAGCAGCCTATGTAAAGGCCGGCTTCCTGTCTGCCCTCGCCAAAGGCGAAGCAAAATCCCCTCTGATCGACAAGAAACGCGCTGTTGAACTGCTCGGCACCATGCAGGGCGGCTACAACATCGTGACCCTGGTTGACCTGCTCGACAGCG belongs to Pseudomonas sp. B21-015 and includes:
- a CDS encoding GFA family protein; the encoded protein is MQLEGSCHCGAVSFSLTSAHPYPYQRCYCSICRKTQGGGGYAINLGGDAQSLKVRGRKHIAIYHARLKDEGDKRARHSTAERHFCSLCGSGLWLFSPEWPELIHPFASAIDTPLPVPPEHTHLMLGSKAPWVEVEAHPGDQQFDVYPEESIAQWHERLGLSR
- a CDS encoding tRNA-(ms[2]io[6]A)-hydroxylase, whose translation is MILPEIHEFLGCRTPDGWVQAALADQETLLIDHKNCEFKAASTALSLIAKYHSHVDLINLMSRLAREELVHHEQVMRLMKKRKIELRQLSAGRYASGLRKVVRSHEPVKLVDTLVVGAFIEARSCERFEALVPHLDEELGKFYFGLLKSEARHFQGYLKLAYQYGDAKDIAQVIDKVRDAEQALIESPDVEFRFHSGVPVAA
- a CDS encoding universal stress protein, which translates into the protein MQAIRSILVVIEPEHSESLALKRAKLIAGVTQAHLHLLVCDKKHDHSAMLSVLKAALLEDGYNVTTEQAWNESLHDTIIDVQQAEGCGLVVKQHFPDSPLKKALLTPADWKLLRYCPTPVLLVKNARPWTGGVILTAIDVGNLDGEHRTLHASIIDHGYDISSLAKAHLHVISAHPSPMLSSADPTFQLSETIEARYREQCKAFQAEFDIDDDHLHIAEGPADVLIPYMAHKLGASVTVIGTVARTGLSGALIGNTAEVVLDALESDVLVLKPDTVMDHLEEIVTQH
- a CDS encoding DUF1289 domain-containing protein, giving the protein MPNQTIKTPCVGLCSTVYGDLVCRGCKRFHHEVIHWNGYNEEEKRAVWLRLEQLLSQVMASKVEIFDPALLRLQLEQRKIRFVPHQSEYCWAYQLIARGARVINNLEAYGMVLLPEFRDWNLPELRDAIDREFFLLSEAHYQRYIAPGFLKDAFGG